A single genomic interval of Mangifera indica cultivar Alphonso chromosome 5, CATAS_Mindica_2.1, whole genome shotgun sequence harbors:
- the LOC123217671 gene encoding pectinesterase inhibitor 7-like, producing MNKNSSRPLSLLPFLFLFDLRLISALNLNSISSVDFIPSPSPSPGYQPLANGSDFIRSSCNSTLYPDLCYASLEAYSSSVHEDPALLASVAIGVSLKKAKTIASYLVNLSHEGDFHSDPRASSALHDCLSNFGDAVDEIQGSLKQMRDLGAAGSSKENLRFLLSNVQTWMSAALTDQQTCADGFDDVADGPLKEDVIDRAACVKKLTSNALALVNSYVEKATS from the coding sequence aTGAACAAAAACAGTTCACGTCCTCTTTCCCTTctcccttttctctttttatttgacCTCCGGTTAATCTCAGCCCTTAATCTCAACTCAATTTCATCCGTCGATTTCATCCCCAGCCCCAGCCCCAGCCCCGGTTACCAACCCCTAGCCAATGGCTCAGATTTCATCCGCTCCAGCTGCAACTCCACTCTCTACCCCGACCTCTGCTACGCCTCCTTGGAAGCATACTCCAGTTCCGTCCACGAGGACCCAGCGCTATTGGCGAGCGTTGCCATTGGCGTCAGCTTGAAGAAGGCGAAAACGATAGCGTCCTACTTGGTCAACCTCAGCCACGAGGGCGACTTCCACTCAGACCCCAGAGCGTCATCGGCGCTGCACGACTGTCTATCAAACTTTGGTGACGCCGTGGACGAGATCCAAGGGTCGCTGAAACAGATGCGCGACCTGGGCGCAGCGGGGAGTTCCAAGGAGAACCTCCGGTTCCTGTTGAGTAATGTGCAGACGTGGATGAGCGCAGCGTTGACGGACCAGCAGACTTGTGCCGACGGTTTCGATGACGTGGCGGACGGGCCGCTGAAGGAGGATGTTATCGATAGGGCTGCGTGTGTGAAGAAATTGACGAGCAATGCACTTGCTTTGGTTAATAGTTACGTTGAGAAAGCAACAAGTTGA